One Phalacrocorax carbo chromosome 26, bPhaCar2.1, whole genome shotgun sequence genomic window, ctttcttaATGCGGTAGGTATGATGGAAATGttgagaacattaaaaaaaaaatgaagcaacaaagaaataaaatgaaagatgtaGAGAGGAGGAAGTGTCCTCTTGCAACTTGAAGCTTCAAACACTGTTGGTGTTGCTATCCTCCTTGCTTTGTTCTGTCTTGTTTTAATATCCTGATCTGTGGGGGGATTTCGTGTACTGCCTTTGTTTGCAAAAGCAAGTGATCCCAGGATTGGGCTGGGATGCAGTTACAGGGACACGGGCACGTGGTGCCAGTGTAGGTGCCCTGGGACCCTCTGCCCAGGCTCCAGCTGCCGCTTCCGAGGGCCTCTcgtctccagcaggtcccctgTGACAGCTGCCAGTGCCAGGCATGGGCTGCAGAGACACTGGCTCCTCCAGAGGCAGCGCTGGACACTCACGGTCAGACAGCGGAGCCCTGCCTGGAAACCAGAGAATTTCTGACACGTGTTTCAAAGGATGAGCACGACGTCCTCAGCTGAAACGACTGAATACTTGCAATGAAATGTCAGTGTTTCCCCATGGTTTCTCGAAATGAGGAGTTTTCAGGATGCGCATTAATAGCAAGAGCAGAGCTATTGACCTTCCACTAGACTTGCATTGTCAGTGCTCTGTCTATTAGGCTGTGCATTTCATCTCCCTCATCTTTCACGCATTCCCACCTGTCCTACCTAAACTGACCACGTCTGACGTCACCTTTCCAGCAGCCCATCTGCACAGAAACGCTTGCAATTGCTCTCCAgatttcccttcccctcacTCTTTGCTCATTCGGCACCTCTCAAATACACAGTTGCTGCTTTCAGCAGAAGGGAGTTAAAGGCTGCCTATTGTTCCATAGACCGTCTAAATGTGTCTTTACCCAACTCTTTAACTGCGGTTTTTTTATCATAtcttttctgtcaaaaacaTTTCCTGCATGATTTTGCCTTGTGGAAGGTGAACCTCATTTGTGGCAGCTGTACTTGGCATACAATTGAGGGGTGGGTTTTACTTCAATGGTGAACCTTATCgattttactttctttgttcAAAAAATAAGAACCATCCCCCTTTGCCTGTGTGCGGCCAGTTCTCAAAGGAAAGCAGGTGGGAGCTGGTATGAAGGAGCTGCAACACCCAGCTGCAGAGACCAGTGGAGCAGTCTGAtgtaaggaaaagcagcacaagacCCAGGTGCCTGACGAGAGacatgctggggctggggaggtgtgGTGGGAGGTTGTCCTTACTGCGTCAGACCTGAAGGGACAGCTTCTCTGACCAGTCCAGGTCTCCCTAGGAGAGACCCTGGGTCAGTATCTATTGGAGAGTGCTGCCATCGCCTCTCctctaaactgaaaaatattaatctacaccctttaaaataaaaagtcctTTTTATTAGAAGCTCCTTGAAACCTTTCTCCATAAGTCACCAGGAAACTTCTCTAATTAACTGTACAAGACTTGAAGTAAATTAGAGGAAGAAATAGAGCTCGTTTGGgctttctttattttaatgagcCCCATCGCGTCTTTGGTGCCGAGTCCTTCAACCTTGGGACTGAGAGGAGATTGCGCAAACCTTTCCTTAAgttaaagtcagaaaaaaaccctgaagtgtCTTGAAGTAGGACTGAGTCTCTCTGAGGAGGGCCATTGCTGagacaggctccccagggactcGTTAGGGCAGATAACTGGAAGCCGTGACTCCAGGGAGGCCAAGGTAATGTGCCGGCAGCTCGGACGCTGGGGAAACCCTGGCTTTGCCTCATGAAGCAGAAAGGCCAAGCTCtgagccccagccccggggaagGCAGATCCTGTCCCTCACACAGCGCTCAGGGcccttcctggggcagggggctgtggggtgtgtgATGGTGAGTGAAGGACAAGGGTATGGCAGCGCCCAGCCTCACTGGGGTGTGCGAGGAGGCGAGGAGGCCCCCGTGCCTGAGGACAACGTGTCTCCTCATAGGCCTTGCTGGCAGAGACACTTGCCAGAGCCACGGGGACAAAGCCTTGGGTtctcctggcagctcccagccttGCCAGTGCTCTTTGCCTTCTCTACCAGAGCTTGCCCTGTGCTGTCCCACAGCCGATGCTTCGTCCCTGCACGCTGGAGACACCCCCCTCGCTTCCCCACCTTGCTCTCACCTGCCATTGCCATACAGTCACTGACGTCTGTCTGTCCTCACGCTCTGTTCTGTGAAACAGAGACGGACTGATCCCATCCTCCTTCGGGAGGACTTCATGTACCACAGCACGACCCTTTGAGGGACATCTCTTCCTCGTCATGGCCACTACCCACCTCCCAGGCTGCCCTGTGTGGCAGTgctgctctctcctgctcttccctccctccaaggAAAGCTCCACCACTGGGAAACCACCCTTCAAGCAGGCGTCCCAGCGCGGCAGCCTTCCCGTGGCCTTTCCCCTGAGCACCAGAAGTAACCTCACCGTCATCCCCGCAGGCTGCCGCCCTTCAGCTTCTCCATAGACACGGCCAAGCTgcgtgcctgctgctgccccatcaGGCCCCCGGGCAGCAGAGACACGACACCCAGAACAGAAGCCGCCTTCGTGCAGTGAGCCCGGCTCCTTCGGCAGAGGGGATCTCACGGTCGCTGTGCCAGCCAGGTGCCTCCTGCCGGCCTCTCGGAGATGCTGGCAGGTGTCAGCTTACAAGCCCCTACCCCAGCCATGGGTCAAGGGCTGACCCACCGgctctttcagaaagaagtgACCTCACAGTCCCTTTCCCAGCCACGGTCCTGCTCTTGGCCTGTCACCTCCAGAGGCACAAGTGACCTCCCAGACCCCTTCACAGCCTttggcttcctcctggattGGGAGTTCCCGAGACACAACTGACCACACAAGATGTACCCAACCGTCACCCTCCTTGTGGCCCTGTAGCCCAGGACCTGAGCAGATAAAAGTAAGCTTGGTTCATCAAATTTATCAGAGGGATTTCCTACCAATACTTTGAGTGGAAAAGTGTTCCTCAGAGGAACTGCTGTATTTATATGGTGCATTTTCTATCTCTACTTCTGCCTCTCAggtctttcttcttcctctctctgttcTGTCTTCAAAGAGCTCTCCAACGACAAGAGGGTCATTAAATGAGAGAATAACtggggttggaagagaccccTGAACACCATTGTGCTGCGTGTGCCTCAGATGGAGTCAACTTCTCCAATAGCAGCCCATATACTGCTGTGCTACGTACTCCTGGCTAGAACAGTGTTGATCACTCTAGAGTTGACTATATGAGATGGATCAAGGTCTTCCTGTAACTTGGCATCATCCCCAAGGagttgaaaatgtgttttgtccCATCATACAGAGGGATACTAAAAAGGTTCCACATGGGGGTCGAGGGCTGGTCACTGAGGGAAGCAACCAGTAAGTGTCTGCCAGGAGGACTTTGTACCATGGATGATATTTGACCCTCATCAGTCAGCCAACTTCCCACCCACCACATACTCCACTTCTTCAGTCCAGCTGTCAACAAGCTGTCAGGTGTGTCCCTGCCCCCATCCTTTCTGCCCCACAGGCTGTAGGTGAGAGGATTGAGCAGGGGCGGGGATGGTGTTGGAAAAGGGCATCGTCAGACTGTCTCAGGGGGGCTGTTCTGGGCATCACTTAGACAACGATGAGAGAGGCTGTAGAAAAGAGTGGCACTAGTGAGGTGAGAGGAGCAGGCGGAGAAGGCCGCCTGCGTGcccagctgggcaggagggctgcCCCAGGGTGGCAGCACTGGTGCACACAAGGGATGCCAGTGTGAGCAGGAAGGGGAGCACTGCATCTAAAACCCAGGTtctgaaagcagagagcaggagtGTCATGGTTTCACTGCAGGAGAGTGCCAGCACTGGGgcaaaaaccacagaagaaatgGTCCAGTACATCAGGGCAACAAACCTTCATCCAGCCCAGGCACTCTGCAGCCCCTCGTGCCAAACTTGCTCCCCAGCACGACAGGAGGGAATTGGCCCAGGGGCTcctcaggcagctcctgctgccccagggacAGGGCAGCCTGCCCCAACCGGGCACCTGCACCAAAGGATGTCTCTGTCCGTGCCTCACGGGCACACACACAgtgccctgctcctctcccagcacatcCCATCTCCCCACAAGATGCTTTCCCCAGCTAAGCATACCTGTGCTGGCCAGGCCCCCCATTCCTGCACCCTGCCCCcatgctccccacagcccccgaGCTGGCGGTGCTGCGCTGCAGAGAAAGTGGGCTGTGGTTCACTGAGGGTAAGACAAATCACCCACCAGCCTCCTTtccctgtgcctgctgtgtCCCCTGGGCTTGCTGAGCTCCTGTTTGCCACTTCACACCCAGATCTAGAGTGTTGTTTCTGGGCGACACCGTGCTGGACAGGCTGGTGCTCAGTGGGGTCCGTTCACTGCCAAGTCCCTGGCACACGCTGTCCCTCCCTGCacatcccctctgctctcctggcagctcccaAGTCCCTCCAGAAAAACATTCACCTGCCATCAGCCCTGTCACACGCTCCAGAGACCCAGGAGGGTCAGTCAGAGACCATTCACCACCTGCATGGGTGCTGGCCACCAACAAGCACCACCTGAACCAGCCCTCAGTCCCTTGAAGGCCCTACTGGGACCATGACCTCATCTCACTGAGCCCATGGAGAGCAAGCAAAACAATGAACCGATTCCTTGGGCATGCTCTTGAGAGCAACTCTGGAAGAAGACATAAGCCTTCAGGTACTGCACTCAGGAGATGCCCTTTCCTGATGGAAACGGTGTTGTGGTGTTATGTGCCTTCCTGAACGCACAGCACTAGAACACAGCAGGACCGTGACCAATCTCCAAGAGCACTCAGGCCTTACACCCGCTCAGCAGCTCAGGAGGAGAGTGTGGACGTGGgaagagagcagctctgaaaagaccaagagctgctgctccctggcagcgCTGCTGTGCCGGGactctttttccccccacctaCGTCCACAGGCACGGCCCCTGCAGCTTCATAGAGGTCTCAGAGGAAGGGTCTTGCACAAAAAAGTTGATGcagggtccttttttttttgtttaaatacacAGAGTGCACTGTTCCTCATTTACACAATCTCTGGGTCAAATTCAACAGTAGACAGTGAATTAGAAGTGGGATAGATAATAAAACTTTATTGTGCACTTGCACACAccccaaaaatatttcaaggtaAAATAGGCTTGTCATGAGTTCCATTCTGAGTGCTGTGGAGAAGGCAACAAGCAGTTTCTTGCACCTGAAAAACATCCAGTGATCAGTTTCCCCACTGCATCCTTGAGCTCCTGGTTCCTCATGCTGTAGATGAGGGGGTTCACTGCTGGAGGCACCACCGagtacagcactgccaccaccaggtccagggatggggaggagatggaggggggCTTCAGGTAGGCAAATGTGCCAGTGCTGATAAACAGGGAGACCACGGCCAGGTGAGGGAGGCAcgtggaaaaggctttgtgccgtccctgctcagaggggaGCCTCAGCACGGCCCTGAAGATCTGCACATaggagaaaaggatgaaaacaaaacagccaaacCCTAAACAGGCACTAACGACAAGAATCCCGACTTCCCTGAGGTAGGTGTCTGAGCAGGAGAGCTTGAGGATCTGggggatttcacagaagaactgccccagggcattgccatggcagaggggcagtGAAAATGTACTGGCCGTGTGCAGCAGAGCATAGAGGAAACCACTcgcccaggcagctgctgccatgagggcacaagctctgctgcccagcagggtcCCGTAGTGCAGGGGTGTGCAGATGGCCACGTAGCGGTCGTAGGCCATGACCGTGAGGAGAAAAAATTCTGCCgacatcaaaaagaaaaagaaaaagagctgtgCAGCACATCCCACGTAGGAGATGCCCCTGGTGTCCCCGAGGGAATTGgccatggatttggggagagtggtggagatggagcccaggtcgaggagggagaggttgaggaggaagaagtacatggggGCGTGGAGGCGGTGGTCGCAGGCGATGGCGGTGACGATGAGCCCgttgcccaggagggcagccaggtagatggccagggagagccagaagtgcaggagctgcagctcccgcatGTCTGCGaacgccaggaggaggaagtgggtgatggagctgctgttggacatctgctgcctctgggcGTGGGTCCTAtaggaaaagacaaagacaagttAAGACAGGTTTCTCTGAGCAAAAACTATGCCATTTCTTTTAGATCCTCCCACTGTGTCACGCAAAACTTTTTATACCTCTGGGGAAAGTTTCATTCAGGTCCCTGACTTGAGCCTCACTGTGTGCTGGCTGAGCAGCCAGAACTCTGTGTGTGGCCTCTCGAGGAgtcatccctgccctgctgcacagGGTGCGTGGGAATGTGGCGGGGGAACAGGCTGGATATTCAGAATCTGTCAGACAAAACCACGCCAATCGCAGAAGGGCTTGTTCTCATTTGCACTCCCAGAGATAAAGAATGTGGGCAGCAGAAAGGAGTTttagagaatttttttcctacctgcACACCATGACTGGTTCTCTGAAGTCAGAAGTTCCTGCATTTCTGCCACGCTTGGAGTCACTGACTGTGAGACCTGCCTAAGGGGCAAAGGGATTCAGTGTGGCTCTGGGCAAAGTGATGGGGCTTGTTCCCAAGTGCCCTGCTCTTACATCTTTTGGTTTTGGAGGACAGTCTCACTCCTATGTTACTTTGAAAAGAAACCAgacactgctgagagcagagggatCACTAAATGTCTCACCTTTTCTTAATGTATCTCAGCAAGGTCTCAGCACCTGCTTCTATACAAAGACACACATGGTTCATTTCGCAAACCCAACAGCATTTCCTCAGCTGTAGCATCTCTGCGCTTCTCCATGGGACATACAGATAACACCAAGATGCTATAGGAAAGATTTGCATCCTGGAGGGCAGCTCAGAGCTTGGAAGGACACCCCAAGGAGATGCCCAACGGTCCTGATGAAGAGAGCTCAGTCACGGGCACACAGCTCGTTCCCCAGCCACACAGACTGCTttgcccacagccccacagttAGAGAAGAGCTTGGGCACCTCATTCCCATGGAGACACTTGCCTGGGAGGAATCTCAAGATCAGGGCCTGACTTGACTGCTGCAACTCCCATGCCCCGAAGAGCCTGACAGCAAGAACTAGATAAGAGGAACAATATCACAGGTAGTGCAGAAACAAGGACAAATGCAGTGATGGTCTGGCTCAGAGAGGCAGTGGAGAGACAGCCGAGCGCTCAGGGAAGCGTTACCCTCACCCAGCTGTGCACGCCAGCTCCCAGACATCAACATTGCCctccttcccacagcatttctcattttaatttcctctcaTTCCCTGATCATACCCCTGCTGTCTGGACATTTTCCTCCTCAGAGCTGTTTGTCTGTGCCATGTCTTCTCCCTGTCAGCGCTCACAGGCCCATCCCAACCTCTGTGCACCCACCTCGGCCCTACAGAAACCTGCCTGTTTGCAGGGCACTGCCTGGGCACATCTTCCTCTTTGCAGGCGGGAAAGGGCAGGTCAGGACAGCCCTGGTGGGGCCAGCAGAGGTGATGCTGGTGCAGTCCAAAGGcagaggagtggctgaaggCACTTCAGGAGGCTCCCAGCAGACCTACTGCTCACTCAGAGTTACAGCTCAGGAGACTCAGTAGTTGTTCAAACATTACAGCTCCTATTCTATTTCTCCCATCCCCCCATCATCTCACCCTTCCCCAAGTAGGAAATCGAAAACAGACCCTGGAAAGGTCCTACTCATTACATCAATCCCCACCTTGTCCCGTCACACACAGCACCCTCTCAGCAGCAgaaccctgccctgccccgccgaGCACCGCTCCTTCCACCCACAGCCTGTCCCCACGGCCCCATGGGGAGCTCCCCGGGCAGGCTGAGCGCTGACCCTGGCATGGAGCAGAGTCCCTGCCGCAGCACAGAGtcccctggggtgcagggacccTGCTCTGAaggacagccctgggcagccctgggtgcGCACCCACCTTCATCCCACTGCAGCCATCCctggcagaagggaggagggggctggcttGCCCCGTCCCTCGGATGGTGCAGCAGGGATACCCAGCTCCGCAGTatgacacctcctctgcactaGACAAACTGTGAGAGTCCTCCTGAAAGACCCTAAAAGCTGTGGGAGGTGCCAACTTCAGGAGATCCCTTCAGCAACTGAATCTCATCTGGCCGACAACCAgagaattaatgttttaaattctgTGAAGATTTCTCCCCCAGTGAGATCTCAGCCATTCTTCCTCCCCAGGCTGACTTCAACCTCTCTCATTTATCATgtctgccctcagccctgctgtgcttggcagaggagctgctcctgggcagagctgtctctcggcagcgctgcctcattgccagcagctccctccacgccaggagcccagcccagctcggcagcagaggaacagcccaaggcagccctttctctgcccctgggggctccctccaggtgtccctggggctccaggggaacctgctgtgaaacagcctGCAGGAATCCCTGATGCTCCCCCCCTCAGCTGGGGGGAGACACGGCTTTCCAGCACTGTTatttctcctgtgaggaaacGATTTGGGCACGACAATCACTTATATTGCCCCATCGTTaaacaggacagcaggaagGTGACAGGGAAGGATCTCCTTTCTCCAAACGGGCATGTGGTGATCCATTGAAGAGCCAGAGCTGTGACATGgttgcagagctcagcacagctcaTCTTCAAGGACAGCACCTTCCAAACTCAGCAAGGGTCCAGTTCCAAACTCAGTCTGAACTCGAAAGGCAACTCAAGGGCACCATAAGGAGTGTTTCCTACTTCAGGAACACTTAAAGGAGAAGCCAGGCCTgcccatatttgtatttcagccagGGTGCATGCCAGGAGAAATCAATTTTAGCAAATCTTTCCATAGGATCATAGAACCATACAATCaataagattggaaaagacctctaggatcatcaggttgaaccatcagcccaacactaccatgtctgctaaaccatgccctgaactgccacatctacacattgtTTGAACACCTTCAcggatggcgactccaccacctctctgggcagcctcttccaatatctgaccactctttcagcaaagaaatttttcctaatacccaatttAAATCTGCCCTGATGCatcttgaagccgtttcctctcgttctacaCTAGTAACCTGAatgaccaacccccacctcactacaacctcctgtcaggtacttgtagagagcgataaggtctcccctctgcctcctctcctccaggccaaacaaccccaggtccctcaacctctcctcatatgacctgctctccagacccttccccagatccgctgcccttctctggacacgcttcagcacctcagtgtccttcttgcactgaggggcccaaacctgaacacaatATGCAAggtgtgacctcaccagtgccgagcacaggggcaccatccctgccccgatcctgctggccacattattcctgatacaagcccgggtgctgttggcctccttggccacctgggcactccTCAGGCTGCAGGCAAGGCTTCCCTCGGGCAAGGAGGAGCTCTGGGCACGTGGAAGCATCGGCAGGGCAAACATAAgatctgtttcttcttgaaatgCTCTTTCATTCTCTGATGCCTGCTCTTATttgctcatttccatttctttctcccgTTGCAGAAGACTTGAGGAACGAGAGCGCctttctgggagagctggtgtttGGGGATGGAGATACCGTTGAACTTTCCTGTGACAGCCACGGCtcttctgtgtctgttttctggtttaaagaCGGTGTCGGGACTcgtccatcctcccgcatcacccccAAGTGCACCcgggtcctcgagcaaaagcagtgccacgaatgggtttgcctttgcctgaggcaggaagaacccagactgttttcccagaggctggtgcgtgacagggggtgtgatacacccGCTCCGTGCCGTGccctttggcccaggtgtctgtgagggtgtttcagaaatgagtcccgtgttctgactcagttctctctggggtgccatgtcgccacagcacttgtttttcgagCCCCAGGAGAGTGATCCGGGTGgtggcgtggggcacggggTATGTTTCCCGCCAGCCGGGCGTTGCTTCCACCACTGTAAGCACAaggcgcttgccttggcggctctgtgggagtgtgatatagtccaTTGCCGGGCCTGCCcatatctgtatttcagccatgGTCCACGTCCGATGCttccccacaaggcgacaggacccatcagtgagcagggcacactgctgctcattttctggcagtttgttccacagtggggcctcttcagcacgtgGCACCCCCTCCTCTGGGGATATTCCAAGGTCTTTGCCCTCTGGCCAGCCCATGGTCACTTCCAGGattcctgggccactggggtttcctattcaagcccgctgggtgatcactgcgacccatttactccatgtagcaccACTCTGTGCTAATCCCACCTGGCACTGCTTGTGGTTCTCCCGAGTGCGGGGGCTTTGAAGAGCTCTTGGCGCACAACGGGCACCCAGCCTCTGTTCGCACCATACCCGATCGTCGCTCAtgggctcttccctgagcctgtcacacacctccctcctgcatccttctctccctgcccattaacattacaattgtaGTATCAAACTACCAGCAATCAGGCATTCACTAATAACTCAtggtctagtctgggtttaaaccaagttcaagagcaaggcacaccacaccgttggctgctgtgggatgagCCTGCTCTTGAACCACGCCGGGTGATGCACggcccaggagtgagtgacctgaaccaacaggcacatcaggcaccgtcacctgcatttttccttctgcctcacgtatgggtcacccacacagctcagtgcattgggaaacgctttttatttgaggaacagctgtaattcagaaggaaccgcagaacatttctctccgagcatctcaaaggcactcgttatcgtgactgctttggtgagaacagcattcctgcgatggaaacctgcaagttttgcacagaagacaaaagtaccaacaacataagaaacaaatgcaatcttaCCACGTGAAATTCTATTCTTGCATCGTATTTTCCAATTGGCCTAGACTAAGAGGTTACAAGCATTGCCTAACAACTCACAAGAGGCTATGGGttggcttctgcctggagcttgcttcttccccaccagaagctatttatggttggttacatgggaagggatgaattgcagcaaataaatggagtgcgctgacaaccctgagagtcatcttccatgagaagAGGTTCTGATGGGGGATTAAACTACTCAGTTATCTGCGGCCTTATTTGCACGCCGGGCATGTCCTTATAGTACAATCTGCCCAAGgtcttggtcttttctcatggcaaaaggacagcagagaagggcagcaactgaccttcattgccctcaCGGCCAAATATACCAGAACTGAGGTTGATTTGGCCACAACACCTGTAGGAAAATCATCTGACAGCTACaggcctctttcctgctctttatcattctgcctatttttaagtaaataaggCAGAAACATGGCAGCAAGTGGGAAAAGGTtactatttgatcacacaatcaagtctagcAAAATCCATACaccaatagcttgatggtaatcagggttttagttttagccatcttaaattctctaaacacatttaccataatataaacacatgtattttgcataacaaacattatcataacagaaaaactctctctcaactgggtttctgctcgtttcctacccataactctctaactttggccaacacacgactgctgaaaggtgcccttggatccacatttcctgcattagctggttttgttactgtcgagattggctttggtcttgcagctgtaaagcacgagggaaaaacgatcagccttgtgcaatcaaagcgatggttagttgtgcgttatattccccccctaaaaattaccttctcttggtccggacgaaggcagatggtaaggcttggctctctctacagccagcggcctctgacctctaggaagggtcttgccgtgctgggctgagagagaatttctggcaactgctctctgtctccagcgaggAGCACAGTCGTTCTGATGAACGAGAAGCAtaaagcaagaagttaaatgttACAAGAAGTTCATAGCACGGAGCTGTCGGTGCTATTTCGAATTAGGGAATACGTTTCCTCTACAggtgcagtaaaatacacccCCTGCACAGAGCGGCAGCCAGTTCTGCCCATCAGCGCACACCAGCTTCACCCGGAATTTTAGCCAAGtggaaggaagactagaataatagcagaacctacaactttaagctaaaaccatgccggcaccctgcagaacctcattctgacacgcttgtcagcacccacaagttTCACGTggctgacaaaacagcagcctttcccttgtttttcctgaaacgccACTGCCCCTggtgactgaatctccagggcagcggcgggttacgttggacaagaggaagtgaggattaaaatgaggaagagaaagctgcctacacaccccttcccccgggatgGAAGCTTTCAAACGCAGGACCTCAACCTTCCAGAACCACCCCacaagtttgcttccctgggaaactatggttctggaaagcagcacatggatcacagaaccacaacagaagttccgataacacagaatttgacctgcctattttgagactcagaagttaggtaagaatttctgtcctaaaagtggtaaaacgaaagctgtggaattgcagaccTCACGCTATaacttgaggaaataataaaaagaacaacccatgatGCAAACGGTGCCTGCGGgttggcacccagagctgcgtGTGAGATACcagagatgacatacaacacactcttcattccacagtgacccaaacaaccTCCAATCATCCGAACCCTACATAACGTACGTCCCG contains:
- the LOC135317451 gene encoding olfactory receptor 14C36-like gives rise to the protein MSNSSSITHFLLLAFADMRELQLLHFWLSLAIYLAALLGNGLIVTAIACDHRLHAPMYFFLLNLSLLDLGSISTTLPKSMANSLGDTRGISYVGCAAQLFFFFFLMSAEFFLLTVMAYDRYVAICTPLHYGTLLGSRACALMAAAAWASGFLYALLHTASTFSLPLCHGNALGQFFCEIPQILKLSCSDTYLREVGILVVSACLGFGCFVFILFSYVQIFRAVLRLPSEQGRHKAFSTCLPHLAVVSLFISTGTFAYLKPPSISSPSLDLVVAVLYSVVPPAVNPLIYSMRNQELKDAVGKLITGCFSGARNCLLPSPQHSEWNS